A single Klebsiella variicola DNA region contains:
- a CDS encoding DeoR/GlpR family transcriptional regulator, with the protein MKQTQRHDAIIELVKKQGYVSTEELVEQFAVSPQTIRRDLNDLAEQKMILRHHGGAALPSSSVNTSWHDRKATQTAEKERIARRVASEIPDGATLFIDIGTTPEAVAHALLDHHDLRIVTNNLNVANTLMVKEDFRIILAGGELRSRDGGIIGEATLDFISQFRLDFGILGISGVDSDGSLLEFDYHEVRTKRAIIENSRHVMLVVDHTKFGRNAMVNMGSISMVDAVYTDVLPPAGVLKVITDNNLQLELC; encoded by the coding sequence ATGAAACAAACACAACGTCATGACGCGATTATCGAGCTGGTAAAAAAACAGGGTTACGTCAGCACGGAAGAGCTGGTTGAGCAGTTCGCGGTCAGCCCGCAGACCATCCGCCGCGACCTGAATGATTTAGCCGAACAGAAAATGATCCTCCGCCATCACGGCGGCGCGGCGCTGCCCTCCAGCTCGGTGAACACCTCCTGGCACGATCGCAAAGCGACCCAGACGGCGGAAAAAGAGCGTATCGCCCGGCGGGTAGCCAGCGAGATCCCCGACGGGGCGACGCTGTTTATTGATATCGGCACCACGCCGGAAGCGGTGGCGCACGCCCTGCTCGATCACCACGATTTGCGCATTGTCACCAATAACCTGAACGTGGCCAACACGCTGATGGTTAAAGAGGACTTCCGCATTATTCTCGCCGGTGGTGAACTGCGTAGTCGCGACGGCGGGATCATTGGGGAAGCGACCCTGGATTTTATCTCGCAGTTCCGTCTCGACTTCGGCATTCTTGGCATCAGCGGCGTCGACAGCGATGGCTCGCTGCTGGAGTTTGATTATCATGAAGTGCGCACCAAGCGCGCGATCATTGAGAATTCACGCCACGTGATGCTGGTGGTGGATCATACCAAGTTTGGCCGCAATGCGATGGTCAATATGGGTAGTATCAGTATGGTCGATGCGGTCTATACCGACGTGCTGCCGCCGGCGGGCGTGCTGAAGGTCATCACCGATAACAACCTCCAGCTGGAGCTGTGCTAA
- the malT gene encoding HTH-type transcriptional regulator MalT, translating to MLIPSKLSRPVRLEHTVVRERLLAKLSGANNYRLVLITSPAGYGKTTLISQWAAGKNDLGWFSLDEGDNQQERFASYLIAAIQQATGNHCAASEAMVQKRQYASLSSLFAQLFIELADWQRPLYLVIDDYHLINNPVIHDAMRFFLRHQPENMTLVVLSRNLPQLGIANLRVRDQLLEIGSQQLAFTHQEAKQFFDCRLTSPIEADDSSRLCDDVAGWATALQLIALSARQNNSSAQHSARRLAGINASHLSDYLVDEVLDNVDARTRNFLLKSSLLRSMNDALIVRVTGEENGQMQLEEIERQGLFLQRMDDSGEWFRYHPLFGSFLRQRCQWELAVELPEIHRAAAESWMAQGFPSEAIHHALAAGDAKMLRDILLNHAWGMFNHSELGLLEQSLSALPWSNLLENPRLILLQAWLMQSQHRYSEVNTLLARAEQEMSVEMDTAMHGDFNALRAQVAINDGDQDEAERLSMVALEELPLANYYSRIVATSVHGEVLHCKGKLTKSLAVMQQTEQMARRHDVWHYALWSIIQQSEILFAQGFLQAAWESQEKAFQLVREQHLEQLPMHEFLLRIRSQLLWAWARLDEAEACARQGMDVLSTYQPQQQLQCLALMVQCSLARGDLDNARSHLNRLENLLGNGHYHSDWVSNADKVRVIYWQMTGDKTAAANWLRQTPKPEFANNHFLQSQWRNIARAQILLGDFEPAEMVLEELNENARSLRLMSDLNRNLLLLNQLYWQAGRKSEAQKALLEALTLANRTGFINHFVIEGEAMAQQLRQLIQLNTLPELEQHRAQRILRDINQHHRHKFAHFDEGFVERLLNHPEVPELIRTSPLTQREWQVLGLIYSGYSNEQIAGELDVAATTIKTHIRNLYQKLGVAHRQDAVQHAQQLLKMMGYGV from the coding sequence CGAACAATTATCGTCTCGTGCTGATCACCAGCCCTGCCGGGTACGGTAAAACAACGCTCATTTCTCAGTGGGCCGCGGGTAAAAACGATCTCGGGTGGTTTTCGCTGGACGAAGGCGACAATCAGCAGGAGCGTTTTGCCAGCTATCTGATCGCGGCGATCCAGCAGGCTACCGGCAACCACTGCGCGGCCAGTGAAGCGATGGTGCAAAAGCGCCAGTACGCCAGTCTCTCCTCTCTTTTTGCGCAGCTGTTTATTGAACTCGCCGACTGGCAGCGCCCGCTGTACCTCGTCATTGATGATTATCACCTGATCAATAATCCGGTGATCCATGACGCGATGCGCTTTTTCCTGCGCCATCAGCCGGAGAATATGACCCTGGTGGTGCTGTCGCGTAACCTGCCGCAGTTGGGCATTGCCAACCTGCGCGTCCGCGATCAGCTTCTGGAGATTGGCAGCCAGCAGCTGGCCTTTACCCACCAGGAAGCGAAACAATTTTTCGACTGCCGTCTGACGTCGCCAATCGAAGCCGACGACAGCAGCCGGCTGTGCGACGATGTCGCCGGGTGGGCCACCGCGCTGCAGCTCATCGCCCTCTCCGCCCGCCAGAATAACTCTTCCGCCCAACACTCCGCCCGCCGCCTCGCCGGGATTAACGCCAGCCATCTGTCGGATTATCTGGTGGATGAAGTACTGGATAACGTCGACGCCCGCACGCGTAACTTTTTGCTGAAGAGTTCTCTGCTGCGCTCGATGAACGACGCGTTAATCGTGCGCGTCACCGGCGAAGAGAATGGCCAGATGCAGCTGGAGGAGATCGAACGCCAGGGGCTATTCCTGCAGCGGATGGATGATTCCGGTGAATGGTTCCGCTATCACCCGCTGTTTGGCAGCTTCCTGCGCCAGCGTTGTCAGTGGGAGCTGGCGGTTGAACTGCCGGAGATCCACCGCGCTGCGGCGGAAAGCTGGATGGCGCAAGGGTTCCCCAGCGAGGCCATTCATCATGCGCTGGCCGCTGGCGATGCCAAAATGCTGCGCGATATCTTACTCAACCACGCCTGGGGCATGTTTAACCATAGCGAACTAGGGCTGCTGGAGCAGTCGCTGTCGGCGCTGCCCTGGTCAAATCTGCTGGAAAATCCGCGCCTGATCCTGCTGCAGGCCTGGCTGATGCAGAGCCAGCATCGTTACAGCGAAGTCAACACCCTGCTGGCGCGCGCCGAGCAGGAGATGAGTGTGGAAATGGACACCGCGATGCATGGCGATTTCAACGCGCTGCGCGCACAGGTAGCGATTAACGACGGCGACCAGGACGAAGCGGAACGTCTGTCGATGGTTGCCCTGGAAGAGCTGCCGCTGGCCAACTATTACAGCCGCATCGTCGCCACCTCGGTGCATGGCGAAGTCCTCCATTGCAAGGGGAAACTGACCAAATCCCTCGCCGTGATGCAGCAGACCGAACAGATGGCCCGCCGTCACGACGTGTGGCATTACGCGCTGTGGAGCATTATCCAGCAAAGTGAAATTCTCTTTGCCCAGGGCTTCCTGCAGGCTGCCTGGGAGAGCCAGGAGAAAGCCTTCCAGCTGGTGCGTGAACAGCACCTTGAGCAGTTGCCGATGCATGAGTTCCTGCTGCGCATCCGTTCTCAGCTGCTGTGGGCATGGGCGCGCCTCGACGAAGCTGAAGCCTGCGCCCGCCAGGGAATGGACGTTCTCTCAACTTATCAGCCGCAGCAGCAGCTGCAGTGTCTGGCGCTGATGGTCCAGTGCTCGCTGGCGCGCGGCGATCTCGATAATGCCCGTAGCCACCTGAACCGGCTGGAAAACCTGCTCGGTAACGGTCACTATCACAGCGACTGGGTCTCCAACGCCGATAAGGTGCGGGTGATCTACTGGCAGATGACCGGCGATAAAACCGCGGCGGCCAACTGGCTGCGCCAGACGCCGAAGCCGGAATTCGCCAACAACCACTTCCTGCAGAGCCAGTGGCGCAACATTGCCCGGGCGCAGATCCTGCTGGGCGATTTCGAACCGGCGGAAATGGTGCTGGAAGAGCTGAACGAAAATGCGCGTTCGCTGCGTTTGATGAGCGATCTCAACCGCAACCTGCTGCTGCTCAATCAACTGTACTGGCAGGCGGGACGCAAGAGCGAAGCGCAGAAAGCCTTGCTCGAAGCCCTGACGCTCGCCAACCGCACCGGCTTTATCAACCACTTTGTGATTGAAGGCGAGGCGATGGCTCAGCAGCTGCGCCAGCTGATCCAGCTGAACACTCTGCCGGAGCTGGAGCAACACCGCGCCCAGCGTATTCTGCGCGACATCAACCAGCATCATCGCCACAAATTCGCCCACTTTGACGAAGGGTTCGTCGAGCGGCTGCTGAATCACCCGGAGGTGCCGGAGCTTATCCGCACCAGCCCGCTGACCCAGCGCGAATGGCAGGTGCTTGGCTTAATCTATTCCGGTTACAGCAACGAGCAGATTGCCGGCGAGCTTGACGTGGCGGCTACCACCATCAAGACCCACATTCGCAACCTGTATCAGAAACTGGGCGTCGCCCACCGGCAAGACGCGGTGCAGCATGCTCAGCAGTTACTCAAAATGATGGGATACGGCGTCTGA
- the glpE gene encoding thiosulfate sulfurtransferase GlpE, giving the protein MEQFECINVEEAHQKLHQQTAVLVDIRDPQSYAMGHTPGAFHLTNDTLGAFMRDHDFDTAVMVMCYHGNSSKGAAQYLLQQGFDKVYSVDGGFDAWHRHFPAEVAHGTF; this is encoded by the coding sequence ATGGAACAGTTTGAATGTATCAACGTTGAAGAAGCGCACCAGAAGCTGCATCAGCAGACGGCGGTGCTGGTGGATATCCGCGATCCGCAAAGCTATGCGATGGGCCATACGCCGGGCGCGTTTCATCTGACCAACGATACGCTGGGCGCGTTTATGCGTGACCACGACTTTGACACGGCGGTGATGGTGATGTGCTATCACGGCAACAGCAGCAAGGGCGCCGCGCAGTATCTGCTGCAGCAGGGGTTTGATAAGGTCTACAGCGTTGATGGCGGGTTCGACGCCTGGCATCGCCATTTCCCGGCGGAAGTGGCGCACGGGACGTTTTAA
- the glpD gene encoding glycerol-3-phosphate dehydrogenase: protein METKDLIVIGGGINGAGIAADAAGRGLSVLMLEARDLACATSSASSKLIHGGLRYLEHYEFRLVSEALAEREVLLKMAPHIAFPMRFRLPHRPHLRPAWMIRIGLFMYDHLGKRTSLPGSTGLRFGAESVLKPEIVRGFEYSDCWVDDARLVLANAQMVVRKGGEVRTRTRAISAKRENGLWVVEAEDIDSGEKFTWKARGLVNATGPWVKQFFDEGMHLRSPYGIRLIKGSHIVVPRVHTQKQAYILQNEDKRIVFVIPWMDEFSIIGTTDVEYKGDPKAVTIDDKEINYLLNVYNAHFKKTLSRDDIVWTYSGVRPLCDDESDSPQAITRDYTLDIHDENGQAPLLSVFGGKLTTYRKLAEHALEKLTPYYKGIGPAWTKTAVLPGGDIGGDRDDYAAKLRRRFPFISESLARHYARTYGSNSEWILKEASALSDLGEDFGHEFYEAELKYLVEHEWVRSLDDAIWRRTKQGMWLNAEQQARISEWLAQHAGKSELSLAS from the coding sequence GTGGAAACCAAAGATCTGATTGTGATAGGCGGAGGCATCAACGGTGCCGGTATCGCGGCAGATGCCGCCGGGCGGGGTTTATCCGTACTGATGCTGGAAGCGCGCGATCTCGCCTGCGCTACCTCCAGCGCCAGTTCCAAACTTATCCACGGCGGGCTACGCTACCTCGAACACTATGAGTTCCGCCTGGTCAGCGAAGCGCTGGCCGAGCGTGAAGTGCTGTTAAAAATGGCTCCGCATATCGCCTTCCCGATGCGCTTTCGTCTCCCGCATCGTCCGCATCTGCGTCCGGCATGGATGATCCGTATCGGCTTGTTTATGTACGATCATCTGGGCAAACGCACCAGCCTGCCGGGCTCCACCGGCTTGCGTTTTGGCGCAGAATCGGTACTTAAGCCGGAAATTGTGCGCGGTTTCGAATATTCCGACTGCTGGGTCGACGATGCCCGCCTGGTGCTGGCCAACGCGCAGATGGTTGTCCGCAAAGGCGGCGAAGTGCGGACCCGCACTCGCGCCATCTCGGCAAAACGAGAGAACGGCCTGTGGGTGGTGGAAGCGGAAGATATCGATAGCGGCGAGAAGTTTACCTGGAAGGCGCGCGGTCTGGTCAATGCCACCGGTCCATGGGTCAAACAGTTCTTCGACGAAGGGATGCATCTGCGCTCGCCTTACGGTATCCGCCTGATCAAGGGCAGCCACATCGTGGTGCCGCGAGTGCATACTCAGAAGCAGGCCTACATTCTGCAAAACGAAGATAAACGTATTGTGTTTGTTATCCCGTGGATGGATGAGTTCTCCATCATCGGCACGACGGACGTCGAGTATAAGGGCGATCCGAAAGCGGTGACCATTGATGATAAAGAGATTAATTACCTGCTGAACGTCTATAACGCGCACTTTAAAAAGACTCTCAGCCGGGACGATATCGTCTGGACCTACTCCGGCGTCCGTCCGCTGTGTGATGACGAGTCGGATTCGCCGCAGGCGATCACCCGCGACTACACGCTGGATATTCACGATGAGAACGGCCAGGCGCCGCTGCTCTCCGTCTTCGGCGGGAAGCTGACCACCTATCGCAAACTGGCCGAGCATGCGCTGGAAAAACTGACTCCCTATTACAAAGGGATCGGCCCGGCATGGACCAAAACCGCGGTGCTCCCCGGCGGCGATATCGGCGGCGACCGCGACGACTATGCAGCAAAACTACGCCGTCGCTTCCCGTTCATCAGCGAATCACTGGCCCGCCATTATGCCCGCACCTACGGGAGCAACAGCGAGTGGATCCTGAAGGAAGCCAGCGCCCTGAGCGATCTGGGGGAAGATTTCGGCCATGAGTTTTATGAAGCCGAGCTGAAATATCTGGTTGAGCACGAATGGGTGCGCAGCCTGGATGACGCCATCTGGCGTCGTACCAAACAGGGCATGTGGCTGAATGCCGAGCAGCAAGCGCGCATCAGCGAATGGCTGGCGCAGCATGCGGGAAAGTCTGAACTGTCGTTAGCGTCCTGA
- a CDS encoding helix-turn-helix domain-containing protein: protein MATLKELMAKQSPESQQRIAAKAAEIRQSVALNLLREELQMSQTEMAAAMGVKQPTIAKMEQADNDPRLSTLKRYIAALGGELSINVTLPTGKKVSFNL, encoded by the coding sequence ATGGCCACGCTAAAAGAACTCATGGCGAAACAGAGTCCTGAAAGCCAGCAGCGTATTGCAGCGAAAGCGGCAGAGATACGCCAGTCTGTCGCTTTAAACTTGCTTCGAGAAGAGTTGCAAATGTCGCAAACAGAGATGGCTGCGGCTATGGGGGTAAAGCAGCCAACGATCGCTAAAATGGAACAGGCTGATAACGATCCGCGGCTTTCGACCCTAAAACGCTACATTGCGGCATTGGGGGGAGAACTCAGTATAAATGTCACGTTGCCGACTGGAAAAAAAGTCTCGTTTAATTTGTGA
- a CDS encoding type II toxin-antitoxin system RelE/ParE family toxin has translation MWDVETTDTFDAWFELQSRALKEDMLATMLILSEFGPQLGRPYVDTVKDSTFQNMKELRVQHHGLPIRAFFAFDPLRKAIVLCAGNKDGMNEKRFYKEMITLADREFSQHLTKER, from the coding sequence TTTGATGCCTGGTTCGAATTACAAAGTAGAGCTTTAAAAGAGGATATGTTGGCCACGATGCTCATCTTGTCTGAGTTTGGTCCGCAGCTTGGGCGCCCGTATGTTGATACGGTGAAAGATTCAACGTTTCAGAATATGAAAGAACTCCGGGTTCAGCATCATGGGCTCCCCATCCGCGCCTTTTTTGCTTTTGATCCTCTGCGGAAAGCTATCGTTTTATGTGCGGGCAATAAGGATGGCATGAATGAGAAACGTTTTTACAAAGAGATGATTACTCTGGCTGACAGAGAATTCAGCCAACACCTGACTAAGGAGCGATAA
- the glpG gene encoding rhomboid family intramembrane serine protease GlpG translates to MLMITSFANPRVAQAFVDYMATQGIILTIQQHAQSDVWLADESQAGRVRAELARFLENPADPRYLAASWQSGQTNSGLRYQRFPFFATLRHNAGPFTWAILLICIAVFILQNLLGDQPVMIWLAWPYDPSLQFEAWRYFSHAFMHFSLMHILFNLLWWWYLGGAVEKRIGSGKLVVITVISALLSGFVQHQFSGPWFGGLSGVVYALMGYVWLRGERDPQSGIYLQRGLILFSLVWLIAGWFDVFGMAIANGAHVAGLATGLAMAFVDTLHGRKRA, encoded by the coding sequence ATGTTAATGATTACCTCTTTTGCCAATCCACGGGTGGCCCAGGCGTTTGTCGATTATATGGCGACGCAGGGGATTATCCTGACCATTCAGCAGCACGCCCAGAGCGACGTCTGGCTGGCTGATGAGAGTCAGGCCGGGCGTGTCAGGGCTGAGCTGGCCCGCTTCCTTGAGAACCCGGCGGACCCGCGTTATCTGGCGGCGAGCTGGCAGTCCGGACAGACCAATAGCGGGTTGCGCTATCAGCGCTTTCCTTTCTTTGCCACGCTGCGGCATAACGCCGGCCCGTTCACCTGGGCGATTCTGCTCATCTGCATCGCGGTGTTTATCCTGCAAAATCTGTTGGGCGATCAGCCGGTGATGATTTGGCTGGCCTGGCCCTACGATCCTTCGCTGCAGTTCGAAGCCTGGCGCTATTTCAGCCATGCTTTCATGCATTTCTCGCTGATGCATATTCTCTTCAACCTGCTATGGTGGTGGTATCTCGGCGGCGCGGTGGAAAAACGCATCGGCAGCGGCAAACTGGTGGTGATCACCGTTATCAGCGCCCTGTTGAGCGGCTTCGTGCAGCATCAGTTTAGCGGCCCGTGGTTTGGCGGCTTATCGGGCGTGGTCTATGCGCTGATGGGCTACGTCTGGCTGCGGGGCGAGCGCGATCCGCAGAGCGGTATTTATCTGCAGCGCGGGTTGATACTCTTTTCTTTAGTGTGGTTAATTGCTGGCTGGTTTGACGTTTTCGGCATGGCGATCGCTAACGGCGCGCATGTGGCTGGTCTGGCGACCGGCCTGGCGATGGCGTTTGTTGATACCTTGCATGGGCGAAAACGCGCATAA